Proteins found in one Lysinibacillus fusiformis genomic segment:
- a CDS encoding TIGR00266 family protein — MNNHEIDYKLFGDDMQYVQVELDPQETVVAEAGALMMMDDSIHMETIFGDGSRGGSQSGLMGKLLGAGKRLITGESLFMTTFTNVGSGKKHVYFASPYPGKIIPMDLSQLNGKIICQKDAFLAAAKGVSVGVEFQKKIGVGFFGGEGFIMQKLEGDGMAFVHAGGAIHEKTLQPGEVLRVDTGCLVAMTSNVDYDIEMVGGVKTALFGGEGIFFATLRGPGTVWVQSLPFSRLASRVFAAAPISQGGGGQSKGEGGIGGLFDLFNR, encoded by the coding sequence ATGAATAATCATGAAATTGACTACAAGTTATTTGGTGACGACATGCAATATGTGCAAGTTGAGCTTGACCCTCAGGAAACAGTTGTTGCAGAAGCAGGAGCGTTAATGATGATGGATGATTCGATCCATATGGAAACTATTTTTGGTGACGGCTCACGAGGTGGCTCACAAAGTGGTCTAATGGGAAAATTATTAGGTGCTGGAAAACGACTAATAACAGGTGAAAGCTTATTCATGACAACATTCACAAATGTTGGCTCAGGTAAAAAACATGTTTATTTCGCTTCACCATACCCAGGTAAGATTATTCCAATGGATTTAAGCCAATTAAACGGTAAAATTATTTGTCAGAAAGATGCATTCTTAGCAGCAGCTAAAGGTGTGTCTGTTGGCGTTGAATTTCAGAAAAAAATCGGTGTAGGCTTCTTCGGTGGTGAAGGTTTCATTATGCAAAAGCTTGAAGGTGACGGCATGGCCTTTGTACATGCAGGTGGAGCCATTCACGAAAAAACATTACAACCAGGTGAAGTTTTGCGTGTAGATACAGGATGTCTTGTAGCAATGACATCCAATGTGGATTACGATATTGAAATGGTTGGAGGCGTAAAAACTGCACTGTTTGGTGGCGAAGGAATCTTCTTTGCTACATTACGTGGTCCTGGCACAGTGTGGGTACAATCATTACCATTTAGCCGTTTAGCCAGCCGTGTCTTTGCAGCAGCACCTATTTCGCAAGGCGGAGGCGGTCAGTCTAAAGGTGAAGGCGGTATCGGCGGCTTATTCGATTTATTCAATAGATAA